The genomic DNA TCTCGCGTTCGAGGCTGTGCGGCGCGACGTACCCGAGCGGGGCGAGCGGGTGGCCGGGGTGCACGCACAGGATCAGGGTGTCCTCGCCGATCACGCGGGATTCCAGGGGGGCCGGTACGGTCAGGCCGGTATCGACGACGATGGCGGCGTCGAGTTGCCCGGCGCGGACCTGTTCGGTCAGGTTGGCGGACAGGCCGCTGATGACCCGCACGGCCCGCTGCGGCGCGCCGGGGCCGAGGCCGCTGCGGGCGAGCCGGGCGGCCGCGCCGGCCAGGGCGTGCGAGAGGCCCAGCCGGACGGTGCGGGCGGGCACGCCGCCGAGCCGGGCGACGGTCTCGGCGGCGCGGGCGGCGTGACTGGCGACGGCCTGCGCGTGCGGCAGGAGTTCCAGTCCGGCGGCGGTCAGGGTCACGCCGTGCGAGTGCCGGTCGTAGAGGGCCTGCCCGGTCTGCCGTTGCAGCAGTTTCAGCTGCGCGCTGACCGACGACTGGCTGAGGTTGAGGTGCCGCGCGGCGTCGGTGACGCTCCCGAGCTGCGCGACGACGCTGAAGGTGATCAGGTGGTCCGGCGAGAGGCGCATGCCCACAGCCTACCTCTGAATTCGCCTCTGGCGATTGCTTGTATCAGGAATATCGATATCAGGCCCGGACATCTTGTCTGGATACCCCCCAGGGGTTTACCTTCGGGGTACCCAAGGAGGGACCCCATGTTCTTCAAACGCTTCTACGACACCGACCTCGCCCAGGCCTCCTACATGATCGGCTGCCAGAAAACCGGCGAGTGCCTGGTCGTCGACCCCATCCGCGACGTCCAGACCTACCTGACCGAGGCCGCCGCCCAGAAACTGCGCGTCACGCACGTCACCGAGACGCACATCCACGCCGACTACCTGTCCGGCAGCCGCGAACTGGCCGCCGCGACCGGCGCGCAGCTCCTGCTCTCCGCCGAGGGCGGCCCCGACTGGCAGTACACCTACGACGACGGCAACCGCGCGCCCCTGCACCACCACACGTCCTTCATGGTCGGCAACGTGCGCGTCCAGGCGCTGCACACCCCCGGCCACACCCCCGAACACATGAGCTTCCTGATCACCGACACCCCGCGCGGCGACGCGCCCAGCATGATCCTGACCGGCGACTTCGTGTTCGTCGGCGACCTGGGCCGCCCCGACCTGCTCGACGAGGCCGCCGGCGGCGAAGGCACCCGCTTCGCCGGTGCGCGCCAGATGTTCGCCTCGCTGCGCGACACCTTCCTGACCCTCCCCGACTACGTGCAGGTCTGGCCCGGCCACGGTTCCGGCAGCGCCTGCGGCAAGGCCCTGGGCGCCGTGCCCACCACCACCGTCGGCTACGAACGCGCCCTGAGCTGGTGGGGACGGCTGGTGCAGAGCGGCGACGAGGCCGCCTTCACCGCCGAACTGCTCGCCGGGCAGCCCGACGCGCCGCTGTACTACGGCCGCATGAAAACCCAGAACCGCGCCGGACCCGCCCTGCTCGGCACGCCCGCCCCGCTGCCCGAAGTGAACGCCACCGCCGCCCGCGCCGCCCTGGAGACCGGCACCACCCTGATCGACACCCGCCCCCGCGCCGAGTACCAGCAGGCCGCCCCGACCGGCAGCGTGAACATCCCCGACGGGAACACCCTGGAAACCTGGGCCGGATGGCTGCTGCGCGACGGGCAACCCTACCTGCTGACCGCCCGCGACGCCGCGCACGCCGACACCCTGCGCCGCCGCCTGTGGATGGTCGGACTGGACACCGTCACGGGCTTCATCCGCAGCGTGGACGGCCTGCCCACCACCGACGCCCGGCCCTTCTCGGCCAGCGAACTGCCCCGGCACAGCGGCGCGCTGATCCTGGACGTGCGCGGCAGAACCGAGCACGAGGCGGGCGCCATTCCCGGCAGCGTGCAACTGCACGCCGGACGCCTGCCCTGGAGCCTGGACCGCCTGCCCCGCGACCGCGAGATCGTCGTGCACTGCCAGGGCGGAGCCCGCAGCGCCGCCGCCGCCAGCTTCCTGCGCACCCAGGGCCTGAACGTCACCGAACTCGCCGGAGGCTACGAGGCCTGGCGGGCCGCCCAGCAGCCCACCGAACCGCAACCCACCGAACCGCAACCGGCCTGATCCCGACCTTCCCGGCCTTTCCCGTGACGCACGGGCGGAGTGACCCATGTTCAAGTTCATCAGGAAACTGCTGTCCGGCGCGGCCGGTCCGGAATCCGTCTCACCCGCCGAGGCGCAGGCCCTGATCAGGCAGGGCGCCGTGCTGCTGGACGTCCGCTCGGCCGGGGAACGCCGCGCCGCGCACATCCCGGGCAGCCTGCACATCCCGCTCGATCAACTGCCGGGCCGCCTGTCGAACCTGCCCGCCGGGAAGACCGTGGTGTGCCAGTGCGCCAGCGGCAACCGCAGCGCCCAGGCGGCGCGCCTCCTCGCGGACGCCGGGATCGACAGCCGCAACCTGCGCGGCGGGATCGGCGCGTGGCGGGCCGCCGGACTGCCCGTCCGCACCTGAAGTCACCCGCCAACCCGCCCCCCCCGCCCCTGTTCAGGAGACCCCCAATGACCGACCACGGACTGACCTACCAGGACCTCTACACCGCCGAACTGGAACCCGCCCTGCGGCGCGGCGCGCAGCTGATCGACGTGCGCGAACCCGACGAGTACGTGCAGGGCCACATTCCCGGCGCGCTGAACCTGCCCCTGAGTGAACTGAGCGCCCGGCACGCCGAGATCAGCGGCCCGGCCGTGATCGTGTGCCTGAGCGGGGGCCGCAGCGCGCAGGCCGCGTCGTTCCTGGCCGCGCAGGGCCGCGACGTTCACAACCTGGTGGGCGGCACCGCCGGCTGGATGCGCGAGGGCCGTCCCCTGACCAGCGGCCCGCACCCGTGAACGCCCGCCCCACCCGCCCGCTGCGGGCGCCCGCATGAGCATGGCCCTGATCGGCGCGGTTCTGATCGGCCTGTCGCTGGGCCTGCTCGGCTCGGGCGGCAGCATCCTGACCGTGCCCGTCCTGGTGTACCTCGCGGGTGAACCCGAGAAGCTGGCCGTCACGGAGAGCCTCGCCATCGTGGGCCTGATCAGCCTGTTCAGCGCCGTGCCGTACGCGCTGCGCCGCGCCATCGACGTGCGCCGCGTGCTGCTGTTCGGCCTGCCCGGCATGCTCGGCACGGCCCTGGGTACCGCCCTGAGCGCCCACCTGAGCGGCGCGGCGCAACTCACGCTGTTCGCCGCCGTGATGCTGCTCTCGGCCACGCTGATGTTCCGCCCGCCCCCCACCCGCACGGACCAACCCTCCGGGGGCCAGTCTTCCGGGGAACAGCCTTCCGGTGAGCAGTCCCCGCTGATGACGGCCGCGCAGGGCCTGGGCGTGGGCGTCCTGACCGGCGTGGTCGGCGTGGGCGGCGGGTTCCTGATCATCCCGGCGCTGGTGCTGCTGGGCGGCCTGCCCATGAACCTCGCGGTGGGCACCAGTCTGGTCATCATCACCATGAACAGCGCCACCGGGTTCGCGCGGCACCTCAGCCTGCCCGGCACGGCCGAGCAACTGCACTGGCCGCTGATCCTGACCTTCGGCCTGATCGGCGTGGGCGGCAGCCTGCTCGGCTCACGCCTGAACGGCCGGGTGTCGAACGTCGCCCTGCGGCGCGGCTTCGCGGCCTTCCTGGTCGTCATGGGCAGTTACGTGCTGGCCACCAACGCCCCCCGCGTCCTGCACCCCGCGCCCCCGCAGGCCGCCGTACTGGGCCGCTGAGTGCTGGGCCGCTGAAACAGCCCGCAGGACGGCCCCTGCACGCGATCCCTCTCCAGCCCCAGCCCGGAGAGGGGTATTTGCCGTCCCGCACGCCCAGATGCCCAGCCGGATGCCCAGCCGGACGCAGCGCCGGGTGCGGCGCGGGTGGGTGTGGCATACTCCGGCCACAGATCATCCGGGAACATTCGACGAACCGCAGGGTTCGCGGCCCGCCTCACGGCTGGGCGCGGCCCTGCCGGGCCGGGAGGGGCACATGACGCAGGACGCACACGCCACAGACACGCAGCGCGAGACGGTCTTCACGGTCGAGGCCACACCCGTGAAATTCGGGGAGGGCGCCGCGCTGGACGCCGGGTGGGAACTGCGGCGACTGGGCGCGCAGCGGGTGTTCGTGGTGATCGACCCGCACGTTCGCCACCTGGGCGTCGCCGACCCGGTCTTGGCCGCCATGCGCGCCGCCGGACTGCACCTGACCGAGTTCACGGACGTGGACACCGAACCGGACCTCGCGGCGCTGGAACGCGCCGTGCAGGCCGCCCGCGCCGCCAACCCCGACTCGTTCGCGGCGATCGGGGGCGGCAGCGCCATCGACACCGCCAAGGTCGCGAACCTGCTGTTCACGCACGGCGGGCAGATCATGGATTACGTGAACGTCCCGGTCGGGGCCGGGCGGC from Deinococcus seoulensis includes the following:
- a CDS encoding LysR family transcriptional regulator — translated: MRLSPDHLITFSVVAQLGSVTDAARHLNLSQSSVSAQLKLLQRQTGQALYDRHSHGVTLTAAGLELLPHAQAVASHAARAAETVARLGGVPARTVRLGLSHALAGAAARLARSGLGPGAPQRAVRVISGLSANLTEQVRAGQLDAAIVVDTGLTVPAPLESRVIGEDTLILCVHPGHPLAPLGYVAPHSLERETFLWPSPGSGVRRHAQRLLALAGVVPDSELELGSLFAVHEALLDAQGVAILTRGFVHRAAQSGALRALGLEAPQVSVPLLLITPPAGTLSPERRAFLSRLPAALAPDPPPEGAAR
- a CDS encoding MBL fold metallo-hydrolase; translated protein: MFFKRFYDTDLAQASYMIGCQKTGECLVVDPIRDVQTYLTEAAAQKLRVTHVTETHIHADYLSGSRELAAATGAQLLLSAEGGPDWQYTYDDGNRAPLHHHTSFMVGNVRVQALHTPGHTPEHMSFLITDTPRGDAPSMILTGDFVFVGDLGRPDLLDEAAGGEGTRFAGARQMFASLRDTFLTLPDYVQVWPGHGSGSACGKALGAVPTTTVGYERALSWWGRLVQSGDEAAFTAELLAGQPDAPLYYGRMKTQNRAGPALLGTPAPLPEVNATAARAALETGTTLIDTRPRAEYQQAAPTGSVNIPDGNTLETWAGWLLRDGQPYLLTARDAAHADTLRRRLWMVGLDTVTGFIRSVDGLPTTDARPFSASELPRHSGALILDVRGRTEHEAGAIPGSVQLHAGRLPWSLDRLPRDREIVVHCQGGARSAAAASFLRTQGLNVTELAGGYEAWRAAQQPTEPQPTEPQPA
- a CDS encoding rhodanese-like domain-containing protein, with amino-acid sequence MFKFIRKLLSGAAGPESVSPAEAQALIRQGAVLLDVRSAGERRAAHIPGSLHIPLDQLPGRLSNLPAGKTVVCQCASGNRSAQAARLLADAGIDSRNLRGGIGAWRAAGLPVRT
- a CDS encoding rhodanese-like domain-containing protein, coding for MTDHGLTYQDLYTAELEPALRRGAQLIDVREPDEYVQGHIPGALNLPLSELSARHAEISGPAVIVCLSGGRSAQAASFLAAQGRDVHNLVGGTAGWMREGRPLTSGPHP
- a CDS encoding sulfite exporter TauE/SafE family protein: MSMALIGAVLIGLSLGLLGSGGSILTVPVLVYLAGEPEKLAVTESLAIVGLISLFSAVPYALRRAIDVRRVLLFGLPGMLGTALGTALSAHLSGAAQLTLFAAVMLLSATLMFRPPPTRTDQPSGGQSSGEQPSGEQSPLMTAAQGLGVGVLTGVVGVGGGFLIIPALVLLGGLPMNLAVGTSLVIITMNSATGFARHLSLPGTAEQLHWPLILTFGLIGVGGSLLGSRLNGRVSNVALRRGFAAFLVVMGSYVLATNAPRVLHPAPPQAAVLGR